The Spirochaetaceae bacterium genome has a window encoding:
- a CDS encoding antitoxin family protein, whose protein sequence is MAMLTVEGVFENGRIRLRDKVALPEQTKVYVVIPEIEPTPLAYTYSPRLVHPEQAHDCP, encoded by the coding sequence ATGGCAATGTTGACCGTTGAAGGCGTCTTCGAAAACGGCCGGATCAGGCTTCGCGACAAGGTGGCGCTACCCGAACAGACGAAAGTATATGTAGTGATTCCCGAAATCGAGCCGACACCGCTAGCCTATACGTACAGCCCACGACTTGTACATCCGGAACAAGCCCATGACTGCCCATGA